A portion of the Halodesulfovibrio aestuarii DSM 17919 = ATCC 29578 genome contains these proteins:
- a CDS encoding HDOD domain-containing protein: MTISSLNIGQTLSGDVQLANGRRLFSSGHIITEQTLRVLKIWGVRDVPLCDFSNEELKGQRDNEFANIHIDSCTSAMQILFRDADTTLFPISCLLKECIILANRDKHQCDGFFPYLRSSFTANLQSSSSDDYISHVCIDSIFAEYDSIPEDFFVFTKMLNDVYLTSEAVVSAIDKNKRIKNKILKICDSLIHVQGCDVASVYGCTSFLGNRTVLYLALVLVYIHHVKEYYNSDVLMHHGRCAITTGIAARCIAAAVGVYGRECFFSNGILRDIGYMFYSRHFASAYEKVRQKVLCSDADICAVEEQYMGMNHAEVGGRILKKLGFPASIEKSVQQHHTPFNEINTKEYAVMHVAEIVARALTFDPAYDVPHSAVDCNAFKMLNITEVTLSELVKNIYLKSKEIVRLAYEE; this comes from the coding sequence ATGACGATTTCTAGCCTTAATATTGGGCAGACTCTCTCTGGTGATGTGCAACTTGCTAACGGGAGAAGGCTGTTTTCATCTGGACATATTATTACAGAACAAACGTTGCGTGTGCTCAAAATTTGGGGTGTACGGGATGTGCCATTATGTGATTTTTCAAATGAGGAACTAAAAGGGCAGCGAGATAATGAATTTGCCAATATACATATTGATAGCTGCACATCTGCAATGCAAATCCTATTTCGTGATGCCGACACCACCTTATTCCCAATTTCTTGTTTGTTAAAAGAATGCATCATCCTTGCAAATAGAGATAAACACCAGTGCGACGGTTTTTTCCCCTATTTGCGTTCTTCTTTTACCGCAAATTTGCAGTCCTCCAGCAGTGATGATTATATATCGCATGTATGTATAGATAGTATCTTTGCAGAGTATGACAGTATTCCAGAAGATTTTTTCGTATTCACGAAGATGTTGAATGATGTTTATCTTACTTCTGAAGCGGTTGTCTCTGCAATAGATAAGAATAAGAGAATTAAAAATAAGATACTTAAGATATGCGATTCTTTAATTCATGTTCAAGGTTGTGATGTGGCATCGGTATATGGCTGCACTTCTTTTTTGGGAAACAGAACTGTATTATATTTAGCACTTGTGCTAGTGTATATACACCATGTCAAAGAGTATTATAACTCTGATGTGTTGATGCATCATGGTCGATGTGCAATTACAACAGGGATTGCAGCACGCTGTATTGCTGCTGCTGTAGGCGTATACGGAAGAGAGTGTTTTTTTTCCAACGGAATATTACGTGATATTGGCTACATGTTTTATAGTCGTCATTTTGCATCGGCATATGAAAAAGTACGACAAAAGGTTTTATGTAGCGACGCGGATATTTGTGCTGTTGAAGAACAGTATATGGGGATGAACCATGCAGAAGTTGGTGGACGTATTTTAAAAAAACTTGGTTTTCCTGCCTCTATCGAAAAAAGTGTGCAGCAGCACCATACACCATTCAATGAAATTAATACAAAAGAATACGCCGTAATGCATGTTGCAGAGATTGTCGCAAGGGCACTTACATTTGATCCTGCTTATGATGTCCCTCATTCCGCAGTTGATTGTAATGCTTTTAAAATGTTGAATATTACAGAAGTTACTCTTTCTGAACTTGTGAAGAACATCTATCTTAAGTCGAAAGAAATTGTACGGTTGGCATATGAAGAATAG
- a CDS encoding HAD family hydrolase: MFDRALLFDWGGTLMQTMPIYLGEKRGWSTVPAVDGAVDAVRTVSKSWRVALATNASESGDEAMLDAFAPLGIRECFSAVYSYGGAGHPKPWAEFWRYVLDNLKLPPERVVMVGDSYMDDIWGATEVGMNGIWFNQHSDERKEKKRIRTIHSYAELNAALVSLGFS, from the coding sequence ATGTTTGATAGAGCGTTACTTTTTGATTGGGGTGGTACGTTGATGCAGACCATGCCGATTTATCTAGGGGAAAAACGTGGCTGGTCAACCGTTCCTGCGGTGGACGGTGCTGTAGATGCTGTCAGGACAGTGAGTAAAAGCTGGCGTGTCGCTTTGGCGACGAATGCATCAGAATCTGGTGATGAAGCAATGCTTGATGCCTTTGCGCCATTAGGTATTCGAGAATGTTTTTCTGCAGTATATAGTTATGGCGGAGCGGGGCATCCCAAACCGTGGGCAGAGTTTTGGCGTTATGTCTTAGATAACCTCAAACTTCCACCGGAACGGGTTGTGATGGTTGGTGATAGCTATATGGACGACATATGGGGAGCGACAGAAGTTGGCATGAATGGTATCTGGTTTAACCAGCATTCGGATGAACGCAAAGAAAAAAAGCGAATCCGTACAATCCATTCATATGCAGAATTAAACGCCGCACTAGTCTCTCTGGGATTTTCCTAG
- a CDS encoding CvpA family protein, protein MNYLDLIFIVITGFFCIRGFFRGLILEVTSIAGVVGGFILANNYYEQLTIHLKSVINPKWAAVASYAFIFFGVLLLVAIISALLRKIIGAAGAAWLDYILGGMLGCAKGLLLCCIILAFLLNFFPKIEVVQTSLFVPHLRIITDMLRQFIPATL, encoded by the coding sequence ATGAACTATCTTGATTTAATATTTATTGTCATTACTGGATTTTTCTGTATCCGGGGCTTTTTTAGAGGTCTCATCCTGGAAGTAACATCCATTGCTGGCGTAGTTGGCGGTTTCATTTTAGCCAATAATTATTATGAACAGCTCACAATCCATCTTAAATCTGTTATCAACCCTAAATGGGCCGCAGTTGCGTCTTACGCTTTTATTTTCTTCGGAGTACTACTCCTTGTAGCCATCATTTCTGCGCTACTCCGTAAAATCATAGGCGCTGCCGGTGCTGCATGGCTTGATTACATCTTAGGAGGCATGCTCGGTTGCGCTAAGGGGTTGCTGCTCTGCTGTATCATTCTTGCATTTTTGCTAAACTTCTTTCCTAAAATTGAAGTCGTGCAGACTTCTCTTTTTGTACCCCATCTGCGCATCATCACAGATATGCTACGGCAGTTTATTCCCGCTACGTTATAA
- the mazG gene encoding nucleoside triphosphate pyrophosphohydrolase translates to MNKSTTESLLALRNVIDELLGENGCPWDKEQTPQTLCDYLLEETYELVDAIRSGKNVDVREEMGDVMFLILFISSMYEKEGFSLADSMQENAAKMIRRHPHVFGEMGVQNVEEIWANWEKIKRTEKKGNDEDAPKGTFDSLPKGLPSLLKAYRLNSKAARVGFTWNKDADVEKQYEAEWKEFAAAIESGDAEAIESEFGDVLFTLVELGRRKGIKANTALDKTNLKFLDRFEKMEALARERGLIFPDLSFEEKDALWDDVKKQNS, encoded by the coding sequence ATGAATAAAAGTACTACTGAATCCCTGCTTGCCCTGCGGAACGTAATTGACGAGCTCCTCGGTGAAAACGGGTGTCCTTGGGATAAGGAACAGACTCCACAAACCTTGTGTGATTACCTGCTGGAAGAAACCTACGAACTCGTAGATGCCATTCGCAGCGGTAAAAATGTAGATGTGCGCGAAGAAATGGGCGATGTTATGTTCCTTATTCTCTTCATCAGCAGCATGTACGAAAAAGAAGGTTTTAGCCTTGCAGATTCCATGCAGGAAAACGCTGCGAAAATGATCCGTCGTCATCCGCACGTATTTGGCGAAATGGGCGTACAGAACGTTGAAGAGATCTGGGCTAACTGGGAAAAAATTAAACGCACAGAAAAGAAAGGAAATGATGAAGATGCGCCTAAAGGCACCTTCGACAGTCTCCCTAAGGGACTTCCATCCTTGCTTAAAGCGTACCGTCTCAACTCCAAAGCAGCCCGTGTTGGATTCACCTGGAATAAGGATGCCGACGTAGAAAAACAATACGAAGCAGAATGGAAAGAATTTGCTGCGGCTATTGAATCTGGCGATGCTGAAGCTATTGAATCTGAATTCGGAGATGTGCTTTTTACTCTGGTAGAACTTGGCAGACGTAAAGGCATTAAAGCGAATACTGCGCTTGATAAGACCAATTTAAAATTTCTTGACCGATTCGAAAAAATGGAAGCACTCGCTCGGGAACGCGGCCTGATTTTCCCAGACCTTTCTTTTGAAGAAAAAGATGCGCTCTGGGATGATGTAAAAAAACAAAACAGCTAA
- a CDS encoding carboxyl transferase domain-containing protein translates to MDTEKRTQHLTERLTYIKDIFGDKQQENIRLLETKLEEFIQRENSLSAEDKFAALTTLEDLFGFVERNLENELTAMDKVRIVRHSQRICLRDILENVYDNYTEIGGKDENSIDPSMLIARAYITRRSGKRVYHQPVMVIGQEKGHGEEFRNGGSVKPWGNAKALHYMKVAETENIPVHTFVFTPGSYPIEDSPGAAQQIAKNLYEMAALSVPVVAIFSEGGSGGAEAIGLADSRLMLSHGYYSVISPEGAAAIEGRLRGGDRAGADLVEKCAHQLKITADDNVRMGYIDHKIQEPALGARPYHYEFFRSLRQEVIRATDEVILNVKGFSPFRAMALRRRKGKSIEDLDLENIHVRWSLSKKARARLIAKRHAKFNKLSKSAFIDRRPVHRRVAAWFVEKGWDTYSYFKYDLWRSHQKKLMYAVEEVDAEARVLMDKVKGPWKKLTKAIPASTSKADKEKELTMLSQWDEEDQGKGQWSYISPRAKEDRAITCPNAETHGCQDLWAPDLFGEYAGVCNSCGHHFPMEYQWYMHNIFDPGSIFEFNTEVESANPLGFEGFDLKLEQAKNKTGLKSSCTTFEARIDNVKVVVATLIAPFRGGTVGAAEGEKFIQAAERAKKKRFPFISYVHGTAGIRIQEGVNGVIQMPRCTMAVRRYLDAGGLYLVLYDTNSYAGPLASFLGCSPYQFAIRSSNIGFAGPGVIKETTGVDIPPDYHRAQKALSRGHIQGIWDRRDARHNLSQALMTMGGRNLYYR, encoded by the coding sequence ATGGATACCGAAAAGAGAACACAGCATTTAACCGAACGTCTTACGTACATAAAAGACATCTTCGGTGATAAGCAGCAGGAAAATATCCGTCTGCTTGAAACAAAACTTGAAGAGTTCATTCAGCGTGAGAACAGCTTGTCTGCAGAAGACAAGTTTGCTGCTCTCACGACGCTTGAAGATCTTTTTGGTTTTGTAGAACGTAATCTTGAAAATGAACTTACCGCGATGGATAAGGTGCGCATTGTACGGCACTCGCAGCGTATCTGCCTTCGTGATATTTTAGAAAACGTATACGATAACTATACAGAAATCGGTGGTAAAGACGAAAACAGCATTGATCCTTCAATGCTTATTGCCCGTGCGTACATTACTCGTCGTAGTGGCAAACGTGTGTACCACCAGCCTGTTATGGTTATTGGCCAGGAAAAAGGGCACGGCGAAGAATTTCGTAACGGTGGCTCTGTAAAACCTTGGGGTAACGCAAAAGCGTTGCACTACATGAAGGTTGCAGAAACCGAGAATATTCCTGTGCACACTTTTGTTTTTACTCCGGGATCTTACCCGATTGAAGACTCTCCGGGCGCAGCACAGCAGATCGCAAAGAACTTGTATGAAATGGCAGCACTCAGTGTGCCTGTTGTTGCGATCTTCTCTGAAGGTGGTTCCGGTGGTGCAGAAGCTATCGGCCTTGCTGATAGCCGTCTGATGCTTTCACACGGGTACTACTCTGTTATTTCACCGGAAGGTGCGGCAGCTATTGAAGGCCGTCTTCGTGGTGGAGATCGTGCAGGTGCTGACCTTGTTGAAAAATGTGCACATCAGCTGAAAATTACTGCTGATGATAACGTGCGCATGGGCTACATCGACCATAAGATTCAGGAACCGGCACTTGGTGCCCGTCCTTACCATTACGAATTCTTCCGCAGTTTGCGCCAGGAAGTTATCCGCGCAACTGATGAAGTTATTTTGAACGTAAAGGGTTTTTCTCCTTTCCGTGCTATGGCGCTTCGTCGTCGTAAGGGTAAGTCTATTGAAGATCTTGATCTTGAAAATATCCATGTACGCTGGAGCTTGAGCAAGAAAGCTCGTGCTCGTCTTATCGCCAAGCGTCATGCGAAGTTTAATAAACTCTCTAAATCTGCTTTCATTGACCGCCGCCCTGTTCATCGTCGTGTGGCTGCATGGTTCGTAGAAAAAGGTTGGGATACCTATTCCTACTTTAAATACGATCTGTGGCGTTCACATCAGAAAAAATTGATGTATGCGGTGGAAGAAGTAGATGCGGAAGCCCGTGTCCTGATGGACAAGGTGAAAGGGCCTTGGAAAAAGCTTACGAAAGCTATTCCTGCCAGCACTTCCAAAGCCGACAAAGAGAAAGAGCTTACTATGCTTTCTCAGTGGGATGAGGAAGATCAGGGCAAAGGACAGTGGAGCTACATTTCTCCACGAGCCAAAGAAGACCGTGCGATCACATGCCCGAATGCGGAGACCCATGGTTGTCAGGACCTTTGGGCACCAGACCTCTTTGGCGAGTATGCCGGCGTGTGTAACAGCTGTGGCCACCATTTCCCGATGGAATACCAGTGGTACATGCACAACATCTTTGATCCGGGTTCCATTTTTGAGTTTAATACTGAAGTTGAATCTGCTAACCCGCTTGGTTTTGAAGGCTTTGACCTGAAACTTGAGCAGGCTAAAAATAAAACCGGCCTTAAATCTTCCTGTACAACCTTTGAGGCACGCATTGACAACGTGAAAGTTGTTGTTGCTACTCTTATTGCACCGTTCCGCGGTGGTACTGTTGGTGCAGCCGAAGGTGAAAAGTTTATTCAGGCTGCAGAACGTGCGAAGAAAAAACGCTTCCCGTTCATAAGTTATGTTCACGGTACTGCAGGTATTCGTATTCAGGAAGGTGTTAACGGTGTAATTCAGATGCCTCGTTGTACAATGGCTGTTCGCCGTTACCTCGATGCTGGTGGTCTCTACCTTGTTCTGTACGACACCAACTCTTACGCTGGTCCGCTTGCAAGTTTCCTTGGTTGTTCACCTTACCAGTTCGCAATCCGTTCTTCTAATATTGGTTTTGCGGGTCCTGGTGTAATTAAAGAAACAACCGGTGTGGATATTCCACCAGATTACCATCGTGCCCAGAAGGCTCTCAGCCGTGGTCATATTCAGGGTATCTGGGATCGTCGTGATGCGCGACACAATTTATCTCAGGCGCTTATGACTATGGGCGGCCGTAACCTTTACTACAGATAG
- a CDS encoding biotin carboxylase N-terminal domain-containing protein, whose amino-acid sequence MQNTNHKVLVANRGEIAIRIMQACQKLGLGFVCVYTAEDSASGHVRMAKEHGGEKSLYRVSSYQDANELLAVADESGATAIHPGYGFFAEDYRFARRVTQREKKLIFIGPSWRIIRELGDKINTKRLARSLEVPTVPGSDRPVYDELEAEKIARQLFEFQEEQGIEHPMVLVKASAGGGGMGIEEVYDIDLFKSVYRRIRSYSLRQFSDEGVLIEQRIKDFNHLEVQIVSDRTGKNPVHFGTRNCSIQSTGLQKRLEIAPGFDPSSINYTFDAQKVLDDITEYSLAMARKVGYDNVGTWEWIVTRDGRPFLMEVNTRIQVENGVSAMISRVKGEAGVDLIAEQIRVGLGEPLGYGQDDITFDGVGIEYRLIAENPEIKFTPWVGCIEDFGWDEHDWLEMHSHVPTDIAYDIPTEFDPNLALAIIWGKDLSEVKNNGKKFLDELRLTGRNLSGESLKSNVNFLRTKTDVILKF is encoded by the coding sequence GTGCAGAATACAAACCACAAGGTGCTGGTGGCGAACAGAGGGGAAATTGCCATCCGTATCATGCAGGCTTGTCAAAAGCTTGGATTAGGTTTTGTCTGTGTTTACACTGCAGAAGATAGTGCTTCAGGTCATGTTCGCATGGCTAAAGAGCATGGAGGCGAAAAAAGTCTCTACCGCGTTTCTTCCTATCAGGATGCAAACGAACTGTTAGCTGTGGCTGATGAATCAGGTGCGACTGCTATTCATCCGGGCTATGGCTTTTTTGCAGAGGACTATCGTTTTGCACGCCGTGTAACGCAGCGTGAAAAAAAACTTATTTTTATTGGCCCTTCATGGAGAATTATCCGCGAGTTGGGCGATAAAATTAATACAAAACGCCTTGCGCGAAGCTTGGAAGTACCAACCGTACCGGGCTCAGACCGTCCAGTGTACGATGAACTTGAAGCAGAAAAGATTGCTCGTCAGCTTTTCGAGTTTCAGGAAGAGCAGGGTATTGAACACCCTATGGTACTGGTAAAAGCATCCGCAGGTGGCGGCGGTATGGGTATTGAAGAGGTGTATGATATAGATCTCTTTAAATCTGTATATCGTCGTATCCGCAGCTATTCTCTTCGTCAGTTCAGTGACGAGGGTGTGCTTATCGAACAGCGCATCAAAGACTTCAACCACTTGGAAGTACAGATTGTGTCTGACCGTACTGGTAAAAATCCAGTACATTTCGGCACGCGTAACTGCTCCATCCAATCTACCGGTCTTCAAAAGCGCCTTGAAATTGCGCCGGGTTTTGACCCAAGCTCCATTAACTACACATTCGACGCCCAGAAAGTTCTGGACGATATTACCGAATACTCACTCGCTATGGCGCGCAAGGTAGGCTATGATAACGTAGGAACCTGGGAATGGATTGTGACCCGCGATGGTCGTCCGTTCCTCATGGAAGTTAACACCCGTATTCAGGTTGAAAACGGTGTGTCTGCCATGATTTCCCGCGTTAAAGGCGAAGCCGGTGTTGATCTTATTGCAGAGCAGATTCGAGTAGGTTTAGGGGAACCTCTTGGGTACGGTCAGGATGACATCACCTTTGATGGTGTTGGCATTGAATACCGCCTTATTGCAGAAAATCCGGAGATCAAATTTACTCCATGGGTTGGCTGTATTGAGGATTTTGGTTGGGATGAACATGACTGGCTTGAGATGCATTCCCATGTCCCTACGGATATTGCGTATGACATTCCAACCGAGTTTGACCCTAACCTTGCCCTTGCAATTATCTGGGGTAAAGACCTGTCTGAGGTAAAAAATAACGGTAAGAAATTCTTGGATGAATTGCGTCTCACAGGCCGTAATCTGAGTGGTGAATCACTCAAGTCCAACGTTAATTTCCTGCGTACTAAAACTGACGTAATTTTGAAGTTTTAG
- a CDS encoding biotin attachment protein, with protein sequence MLDISKLLEEIKASPYEELVITAPHTGVVSFGSIKEGDRVIGATGTWNEIPGTSLATLQRERNDKIIRATQKGVVKKIYTELEGTFVEAGTELVRLRHFLSKEEVLSIILKKALFLFEAPERAKYYFAPDVDSKIKSSGSQSVTVHDGMELFIMSRMKREAPLNYSGPDGVIYSVYFQHNENIDAGAALIGVCPPDQLALIEDVVVRVQTEWTEQE encoded by the coding sequence ATGCTCGACATTTCTAAACTTCTTGAAGAAATTAAAGCTTCTCCATACGAAGAATTGGTTATTACCGCTCCTCATACCGGTGTAGTCTCCTTTGGTTCCATCAAAGAAGGCGACCGCGTTATTGGTGCAACCGGTACTTGGAATGAAATTCCCGGTACTTCACTTGCGACCTTGCAGCGTGAGCGTAACGATAAAATTATCCGTGCAACCCAGAAAGGTGTTGTAAAAAAAATCTACACAGAGCTTGAAGGCACCTTTGTAGAAGCGGGTACAGAACTTGTGCGCCTGCGTCACTTCCTCTCTAAAGAAGAAGTTCTCAGCATCATTCTTAAAAAAGCATTGTTCTTGTTTGAAGCTCCAGAACGGGCAAAGTACTACTTTGCTCCGGACGTGGACAGCAAGATTAAAAGTTCCGGTTCCCAGAGTGTAACTGTACATGATGGTATGGAACTGTTCATTATGTCCCGTATGAAACGTGAAGCACCGCTTAACTATTCTGGACCGGACGGCGTAATTTACTCTGTTTACTTCCAGCATAATGAAAACATTGATGCAGGTGCAGCTCTTATTGGGGTGTGTCCGCCGGATCAACTTGCTCTTATTGAGGATGTCGTTGTCCGCGTGCAGACTGAATGGACTGAACAGGAGTAA
- a CDS encoding single-stranded DNA-binding protein, with the protein MLNKVMIIGRLGADPELRYAGNGTPIANFNVATDESYTDREGNKQDRTEWHRVVVFQRVAENCANYLGKGSLVYVEGSLQTRQWQDQQGQTRYTTEIKAQRVQFLDRKGDSMQQGGERRSFQQNNAPRPQQNNNFQPQQQQYNSGNEDLGPAFPSEASGMDDVPF; encoded by the coding sequence ATGCTGAATAAAGTGATGATCATCGGTCGTCTTGGTGCAGACCCGGAGTTGCGTTACGCGGGTAATGGTACGCCTATCGCTAACTTTAACGTAGCGACAGACGAATCCTACACAGACCGTGAAGGCAACAAACAGGATCGTACTGAATGGCACCGCGTGGTTGTCTTCCAGCGTGTGGCTGAAAACTGCGCTAACTACCTTGGCAAAGGAAGCCTTGTGTACGTTGAGGGCAGCCTTCAGACCCGCCAGTGGCAGGATCAGCAGGGTCAGACCCGGTATACTACGGAAATTAAAGCACAGCGTGTTCAGTTCCTCGATCGTAAGGGCGATTCTATGCAGCAGGGCGGCGAACGCCGTTCCTTCCAGCAGAACAATGCTCCACGTCCGCAGCAGAACAATAATTTCCAGCCGCAACAGCAACAGTATAATTCCGGTAATGAAGACCTTGGTCCCGCATTCCCATCTGAAGCTAGTGGAATGGACGATGTACCCTTCTAG
- a CDS encoding AI-2E family transporter, whose amino-acid sequence MTEEIKKNTQESSSEHTGPILKFPRNNLFRYFTLILLIFSLYLVYLIAAPFLHTIIISIVVAACCYPVYKRILNLVNDRAIWASSITMLLLVLCIAIPLTFFIASLIPQAVDSVHAVTTWLQQSQSESFLFDIQHNPILQWFHEQVPFFDINEAAIKSYLATISKTVGQQLVSFGTSALGDTLNFVAKFLLMLLIVFFLLKDGSKMIAGLKYLWPMRESQEDALLHTLRSTSRSVLVGGLLVAIIQGIVGGIGLAFVGITPLFWGTVMSFCSLIPIAGTGIVWIPASVYLLITSGWQPALFMVLWGAIPVAAIDSFLRPYFMRDSSGVSVFFIFLSILGGLKTFGMLGILYGPLILSFVMVMLKIYGEEYHHILSENSRH is encoded by the coding sequence ATGACTGAAGAAATAAAAAAAAATACCCAAGAATCCTCCTCTGAACACACAGGACCTATACTAAAATTCCCACGTAACAATTTGTTCCGATACTTCACACTTATCCTTCTCATATTCTCCTTATATCTTGTGTACCTCATCGCTGCGCCATTTTTACATACAATCATTATCTCTATTGTGGTTGCAGCCTGCTGTTACCCTGTATACAAGCGTATCCTGAATTTGGTTAATGACCGTGCAATCTGGGCTTCTTCCATTACGATGCTGCTGCTTGTTTTATGCATAGCCATACCGCTAACATTCTTTATCGCAAGCCTTATCCCGCAAGCTGTAGACAGCGTACATGCGGTGACAACCTGGCTTCAACAATCGCAGTCTGAGTCATTCCTTTTTGACATTCAGCACAACCCAATTTTGCAATGGTTCCATGAACAAGTACCTTTTTTTGACATAAACGAAGCAGCCATAAAGTCATATCTTGCAACCATTTCTAAAACAGTCGGACAGCAACTAGTATCTTTCGGCACTTCGGCTCTGGGAGATACCCTTAACTTCGTAGCTAAGTTCCTTCTTATGCTGCTGATCGTCTTTTTCTTACTTAAAGACGGAAGCAAAATGATTGCAGGCCTCAAATATCTTTGGCCAATGCGTGAATCTCAGGAAGACGCGTTGCTGCACACATTGCGATCCACATCCCGCTCTGTGCTCGTAGGAGGTCTGCTCGTAGCAATTATTCAAGGGATTGTCGGCGGAATAGGACTTGCCTTTGTCGGTATCACGCCGCTGTTCTGGGGAACAGTCATGAGCTTCTGCTCACTTATTCCTATCGCCGGTACGGGAATTGTCTGGATTCCGGCAAGTGTCTATCTGCTTATCACGTCCGGTTGGCAACCAGCCTTGTTTATGGTGCTTTGGGGAGCAATCCCTGTTGCCGCAATTGATAGCTTCTTACGCCCATACTTTATGCGTGACAGCTCCGGTGTATCCGTATTTTTCATTTTCCTTTCGATCCTCGGCGGATTGAAAACATTTGGCATGCTCGGCATTCTATATGGTCCTCTTATCCTGAGTTTTGTCATGGTGATGCTTAAAATTTACGGTGAAGAATATCATCATATTTTATCTGAAAATTCCCGCCATTAA
- the murJ gene encoding murein biosynthesis integral membrane protein MurJ, giving the protein MAFLTGRQHMGLAAVIMAVSIFLSRFMGLIRDKVISFYYGASIESDIYFASFVIPDFLNYLLAGGYFSITLIPLLAEYFSKSDDEGWTFLSSVLFWVCAVITAGTCVAWIGAPYLAKIAAPGFDAPSLARLTYFLRIILPAQIFFLLGSCFSGVLYMRKQFLVPALVPLVYNASIIIGGLFMIDKGMEGFCWGVLFGAATGSFMLPYLAVRSGGLKWRFALRHPGLKKFVLLALPLMIGQSIVVLDEQFVRIFGSLTGDGSVSLLNYSRRIMLVPVGVVAQAAGVASYPFLAALVAKGDTHEFNATLSKALRNTMLFIVPLSFWMISASEPTLRLIFQQGSFGAKETLGATPLLQIMLASVAFWGVQQMIGRAFYAHKDTITPAVVGTIMSLFAVPVYWFLGKTIGVMGVALAGTMSVVLYTMALSVVWTRKFGSDAFKGVIRMFLLSAVLCAPAMMMSTYAVHHIPLLLEGRPLTGAFVSLAVSGILFCLLYACTSWLFAPKAIEPIVAFVRRRFLR; this is encoded by the coding sequence ATGGCGTTTCTAACAGGCAGACAGCATATGGGGCTTGCTGCAGTTATTATGGCTGTCAGCATCTTCCTGTCGCGATTTATGGGGTTGATCCGGGATAAAGTGATTTCTTTTTATTACGGTGCATCCATAGAGTCTGATATTTATTTTGCCTCGTTTGTTATTCCGGATTTCTTGAACTACCTGCTGGCTGGCGGGTATTTTTCCATTACACTTATTCCGTTGCTTGCAGAATATTTCAGCAAAAGTGACGATGAAGGCTGGACATTCCTTTCTTCCGTGTTGTTCTGGGTTTGTGCAGTCATTACTGCCGGTACCTGTGTGGCGTGGATTGGCGCTCCGTATCTAGCTAAAATTGCGGCACCGGGGTTTGATGCTCCTTCGCTTGCGCGGCTTACGTACTTTTTACGCATTATTTTACCGGCACAAATATTTTTTCTTCTGGGATCATGTTTTTCCGGTGTGCTGTATATGCGCAAGCAGTTTCTGGTGCCGGCTCTTGTTCCTCTTGTCTACAACGCAAGCATCATCATTGGTGGTCTTTTCATGATCGACAAGGGCATGGAAGGGTTCTGTTGGGGCGTGCTCTTCGGCGCAGCAACAGGTAGTTTTATGCTGCCATATTTAGCAGTCCGCAGCGGCGGTTTGAAATGGCGTTTTGCGTTGCGGCATCCGGGATTGAAAAAATTCGTGCTGCTGGCGTTGCCGCTTATGATTGGACAATCTATTGTTGTGCTTGATGAGCAGTTTGTCCGTATCTTCGGTTCCCTTACTGGTGACGGCTCTGTGAGTTTGTTGAATTATTCCCGTCGCATTATGCTTGTACCTGTTGGTGTTGTTGCGCAAGCCGCAGGTGTGGCGTCCTATCCGTTTCTTGCAGCACTTGTTGCAAAGGGGGATACGCATGAATTTAATGCTACGCTTAGTAAGGCGTTGCGGAATACCATGCTTTTTATTGTGCCCCTTTCGTTCTGGATGATCAGTGCTTCCGAGCCTACGCTCCGGCTTATTTTTCAGCAGGGAAGCTTTGGCGCAAAGGAAACACTCGGCGCAACTCCGCTTTTACAGATCATGCTTGCCTCTGTGGCTTTCTGGGGAGTACAGCAGATGATAGGGCGCGCTTTCTATGCGCATAAAGATACAATTACCCCCGCTGTGGTGGGGACTATAATGTCTCTCTTTGCTGTGCCTGTTTACTGGTTTCTCGGAAAAACTATAGGAGTAATGGGTGTGGCTCTGGCAGGAACCATGTCTGTAGTTCTTTACACAATGGCTCTTTCCGTGGTCTGGACGCGTAAGTTTGGCAGTGATGCATTCAAGGGCGTAATCCGCATGTTTCTGCTGTCAGCGGTGCTGTGTGCTCCAGCAATGATGATGTCAACATACGCAGTGCACCATATTCCTCTTTTATTGGAAGGACGTCCGCTAACAGGAGCGTTTGTATCGCTGGCCGTGAGCGGAATTCTTTTCTGTCTGTTGTATGCATGCACATCATGGTTGTTTGCGCCTAAGGCTATTGAACCGATTGTCGCTTTTGTACGCAGACGTTTTTTGCGCTGA